From Camelina sativa cultivar DH55 chromosome 20, Cs, whole genome shotgun sequence, the proteins below share one genomic window:
- the LOC104772399 gene encoding putative MOB kinase activator-like 2B, whose product MKRKKPFESQVIRDRELFTVTIGCDNFREAVELPLGADINEWLALNTVAFYKLIRRLYATLEEFCTTTTCLDMKAGRYEYRWIDERTGKRHKMGSSPKYIESVLNWIRTQIDNKTIFPKNSGEPFPSNFVDVVKCISKKLFRVYAHIYHSHFGTIVKLKEEAHLNTCFKHFVLFITEYQLVVNKKELAPLQILINIILEA is encoded by the exons atgaagaggaagaaaccaTTTGAGAGCCAGGTG ATCCGGGACCGAGAGCTCTTCACAGTGACTATTGGGTGTGACAATTTCAGAGAAGCCGTGGAACTACCTCTTGGTGCAGACATCAACGAGTGGTTGGCCTTGAACA cTGTAGCTTTCTACAAACTAATAAGACGTTTATATGCTACTCTTGAAGAGTTCTGCACAACCACCACTTGCCTAGATATGAAGGCTGGAAG ATATGAGTATAGATGGATAGATGAACGTACTGGAAAAAGGCATAAAATGGGTTCATCCCCTAAATATATTGAGTCTGTCTTGAATTGGATTCGAACTCAGATAGATAACAAAACCATTTTTCCGAAGA attcagGAGAACCGTTCCCTTCAAACTTTGTGGATGTCGTGAAGTGCATTTCGAAAAAGTTGTTTCGTGTATATGCACACATCTATCATTCTCACTTTGGAACGATTGTGAAACTCAAGGAAGAAGCTCATCTCAACACTTGCTTCAAGCATTTTGTTCTCTTCATAACT GAGTACCAGTTGGTGGTTAATAAGAAAGAGTTGGCTCCTCTTCAAATACTAATCAATATTATTTTGGAAGCATAG
- the LOC109131167 gene encoding myosin-17-like: protein MVHRRYRDFSVINLCIIAGLAKLEQWCIDATEYAGSALHELRHIRQTVDFLLIHAKPKKTVDDITSKICPVLSVQQLYRISTMYWDDKYGTRSVSSDVLEKLRIMSKYSNYAISTCFVLEDDSIPFKVDDISESMQHVDVNDIEPSQLIRENPSFSFLLTREEGRSSVLP, encoded by the exons ATGGTGCATAGACGCTACCGAG ATTTCTCTGTCATAAACTTGTGCATTATAGCAGGTTTGGCTAAATTAGAGCAATGGTGCATAGACGCTACCGAG tATGCAGGTTCAGCATTGCATGAGTTGAGGCATATCCGGCAGACTGTTGATTTTCTG CTCATTCATGCAAAGCCGAAAAAGACCGTAGATGATATAACAAGCAAAATCTGTCCG gtgctAAGTGTACAGCAGCTATACAGAATCAGCACAATGTACTGGGATGACAAATATGGCACTCGGAGTGTTTCTTCAGAT GTTTTGGAAAAGCTAAGAATCATGTCGAAGTACTCGAACTATGCCATAAGCACCTGTTTCGTTTTGGAAGATGA CAGCATCCCGTTTAAGGTGGATGATATATCAGAGTCAATGCAACATGTGGATGTAAACGACATTGAACCTTCTCAGTTGATTCGGGAGAACCCAAGTTTCAGCTTCTTACTCACTCGTGAAGAAGGCAGGTCATCAGTTCTGCCCTGA
- the LOC104772400 gene encoding myosin-17: MSQDMDPFTEAIATSVQEALNAMWLRVEEANADVIREWEAERKAIEEAPRVSNDTPVLVEYTERIKSLSLEVEVLKASLQSERQAAQDLRKAFSQAEAKNSELATKLENVTRRVDQLCDSENQEVLAKSISQNLGYEGGKPVAAYIIYKCLLHWRSFEVERTIIFKRIVQIITSAIQVIKMIFVPDDNNVLAYWLSNSATLFCLLKRTFTSATITPSSRVKKLQILSLSFFVFCICLNVPASGFKQQLIDFIEKVYAMIRDNLKKEIFPLFEFCKQGRFANARTQVSHWESIGASLSSYQDIMKANNVSLWIH; encoded by the exons ATGTCACAGGACATGGATCCTTTTACCGAGGCTATTGCTACGAGTGTTCAG gAGGCTTTGAACGCAATGTGGTTGCGAGTTGAAGAAGCAAATGCTGATGTGATTAGAGAATGGGAGGCTGAAAGGAAAGCTATTGAAGAAGCACCTCGAGTCAGTAACGACACTCCGGTATTGGTTGAGTATACTGAAAGAATCAAATCATTATCATTAGAGGTGGAGGTTCTAAAG GCTTCGCTTCAGTCTGAACGACAAGCTGCACAAGACTTGAGAAAAGCTTTCTCCCAGGCAGAGGCTAAAAATTCAGAGCTTGCCACAAAACTTGAAAATGTTACGAGAAGAGTGGATCAGCTATGTGATTCG GAAAACCAGGAAGTACTTGCCAAAAGCATCTCACAAAACCTTGGATATGAGGGAGGCAAGCCTGTTGCTGCATATATCATTTACAAATGTCTTCTTCACTGGAGATCATTTGAAGTCGAAAGAACCATCATCTTTAAACGTATCGTGCAAATAATAACTTCCGCCATTCAAGTAATTaagatgattttt GTCCCGGATGATAATAATGTTTTGGCGTATTGGTTATCTAATTCAGCCACGCTCTTTTGTCTACTGAAACGCACGTTCACAAGTGCTACAATAACGCCATCGTCCAGAGTAAAGAAGCTGCAAatcctttctctttctttttttgttttttgtatctGCCTTAATGTGCCAGCCTCA GGATTCAAGCAGCAGCTTATTGATTTCATCGAGAAGGTGTATGCAATGATCAGAGATAATCTAAAGAAAGAGATCTTTCCTCTCTTTGAGTTCTGT AAACAAGGGAGATTCGCTAACGCACGAACTCAGGTTTCTCATTGGGAAAGTATTGGGGCAAGCCTAAGCAGTTACCAAGATATAATGAAAGCTAACAATGTGAGTCTGTGGAtccattaa
- the LOC104772401 gene encoding myosin-17-like, with product MDPFTEADTVIQATRDTGALREREATKKTIEETFPENQEVLVKFISQNLGYDGGKPVAAYVIYKCLIRWRSFEDKRTNIFNRIVQMIASAIEVPDNNEVLAYWLSNLATLFFLLRRMSTNATTPVSGGFQQKLIVFIERIYGMIRDNLEKEILPLLELCIQKPGTIEENTQPLVPHWLSIVESLNSYLNLMKANNVPPFLVSKIFTQVFSFINVQLFNSFLLRRECCSLSHGEYVEAGLAELNKWCVEATDEYAGLAWDELRHIRQAVGFLVIREKPKMTLEEVTRELCPMLSILHLYRISTMYWDGKYGTWSVSSDFVTNMRAMIPEDWNPVTSPFLLDNDSSIPFTVEDMSKSMEQVDVNYSEAPPHLINDDFDQLLYSLGQKVA from the exons ATGGATCCTTTTACTGAGGCTGATACTGTTATTCAG GCTACACGAGACACTGGAGCCCTTAGAGAACGGGAGGCTACAAAGAAAACTATTGAAGAAACATTTCCT GAAAACCAGGAAGTACTAGTGAAATTCATCTCACAAAACCTTGGATATGATGGAGGCAAGCCTGTTGCTGCATATGTCATTTACAAATGTCTCATCCGCTGGAGATCATTTGAAGACAAAAGAACCAACATCTTTAACCGTATTGTTCAAATGATTGCTTCGGCCATTGAA GTCCCAGATAATAACGAGGTTTTGGCGTATTGGTTATCTAATTTAGCCACGTTGTTTTTCCTACTGCGACGCATGTCCACAAATGCTACAACACCAGTGTCCGGA GGATTCCAGCAGAAGCTTATTGTATTCATCGAGAGGATATATGGAATGATCAGAGATAATCTAGAGAAAGAGATCCTTCCTCTCCTTGAGTTGTGTATCCAG AAACCAGGGACGATAGAAGAAAACACACAACCTCTAGTTCCTCACTGGCTTAGTATTGTGGAAAGCCTAAACAGTTACCTGAATCTAATGAAAGCAAACAAT GTTCCACCTTTTTTAGTTAGCAAAATATTCACACAAGTATTCAGCTTCATCAATGTTCAACTTTTTAACAG TTTTCTTCTACGTCGTGAGTGTTGCTCATTAAGCCATGGGGAGTACGTTGAAGCAGGTTTGGCTGAACTGAACAAATGGTGTGTAGAGGCGACCGATGAA TATGCTGGCTTAGCTTGGGACGAGTTGAGGCATATCAGGCAGGCTGTTGGTTTCTTG GTCATTCGTGAAAAGCCGAAAATGACCTTAGAAGAAGTAACAAGAGAACTCTGTCCG atGCTAAGTATACTGCACTTATACAGAATCAGCACAATGTATTGGGATGGCAAATATGGCACTTGGAGTGTTTCTTCAGAT TTTGTTACAAATATGAGGGCTATGATTCCAGAGGACTGGAATCCCGTAACCAGTCCCTTCCTTTTGGACAATGACTCGAG CATTCCATTCACTGTGGAGGATATGTCAAAGTCTATGGAACAAGTGGATGTAAACTACTCTGAAGCCCCTCCTCATTTGATCAACGACGATTTTGATCAGCTTCTTTACTCACTCGGGCAGAAAGTGGCATAG